In Solanum pennellii chromosome 3, SPENNV200, a single window of DNA contains:
- the LOC107012409 gene encoding uncharacterized protein LOC107012409 isoform X1, whose product MEFVPSGTSDKLGTIQRRLAWPLSSTMTRTNREMVQFCPSSALMLRSLLYFFGRSDGGDVQMRFFELRVGNVDSRRKTDNLIVDSILDDCKDYFDLNNTRWTVKEGTGVDLFMHEVIAVTKDGTIRIGLNTGGGVTTFAVRMKGRNITILSTY is encoded by the exons ATGGAGTTCGTCCCTTCGGGGACATCCGATAAACTTGGAACGATACAGAGAAGATTAGCATGGCCCCTGTCATCAACGATGACACGCACAAATCGAGAAATGGTCCAATTTTGCCCATCGTCGGCGCTGATGCTCCGGTCGCTTCTGTACTTTTTTGGCCGTTCGGACGGCGGTGACGTTCAGATGAGATTTTTCGAACTTC GAGTTGGTAATGTCGATTCGAGGAGGAAAACTGACAATCTTATTGTCGATTCAA TCCTTGATGATTGTAAGGATTATTTTGATCTTAACAACACTCGTTGGACAGTGAAAGAGGGTACTGGTGTTGACTTGTTTATGCATGAAGTGATAGCAGTAACGAAGGATGGAACGATTAGAATTGGGCTGAATACTGGAGGTGGTGTGACTACATTTGCTGTAAGAATGAAAGGAAGGAACATAACGATTCTATCGACTTATTGA
- the LOC107012409 gene encoding uncharacterized protein LOC107012409 isoform X2: MEFVPSGTSDKLGTIQRRLAWPLSSTMTRTNREMVQFCPSSALMLRSLLYFFGRSDGGDVQMRFFELRVGNVDSRRKTDNLIVDSKMMTKQIQDAFKEFITREDIGK, translated from the exons ATGGAGTTCGTCCCTTCGGGGACATCCGATAAACTTGGAACGATACAGAGAAGATTAGCATGGCCCCTGTCATCAACGATGACACGCACAAATCGAGAAATGGTCCAATTTTGCCCATCGTCGGCGCTGATGCTCCGGTCGCTTCTGTACTTTTTTGGCCGTTCGGACGGCGGTGACGTTCAGATGAGATTTTTCGAACTTC GAGTTGGTAATGTCGATTCGAGGAGGAAAACTGACAATCTTATTGTCGATTCAA AAATGATGACGAAGCAGATCCAAGATGCTTTCAAAGAATTTATCACAAGGGAGGATATTGGGAAATAG
- the LOC107013875 gene encoding uncharacterized protein LOC107013875, whose protein sequence is MGNYVSCTLLVQGGNKQSRSTKVIFPNGEIRNVHSQIKAAEVMLETPNFFIVNSRSLRIGKRFFALNADEDLEIANVYVMFPMQRLNSFVSAADLGALFLTANTVSKKVSFGRAKILPEYTEEPKFDDKIDLPKLKLDDIEEFSTPQFKKMLSMCRSKKPLLETIVEEPSR, encoded by the coding sequence ATGGGTAATTATGTATCATGCACATTATTAGTACAAGGTGGCAACAAACAATCAAGGTCAACTAAGGTCATTTTCCCAAATGGCGAAATTCGAAACGTACATTCACAAATTAAAGCAGCCGAGGTCATGCTAGAAACGCCTAATTTCTTTATCGTTAACTCAAGGTCTTTACGCATTGGCAAGAGATTTTTCGCGTTAAATGCTGACGAGGACCTTGAAATTGCCAATGTGTATGTTATGTTCCCAATGCAAAGATTGAATTCATTTGTGTCAGCAGCAGATTTAGGTGCATTATTCCTAACTGCTAACACTGTTTCCAAAAAAGTGTCTTTTGGAAGAGCCAAAATCTTGCCAGAATATACAGAGGAACCAAAatttgatgacaaaattgatttgcCAAAGTTGAAATTGGATGATATTGAAGAGTTTTCTACACCACAATTCAAGAAAATGTTGTCAATGTGTAGATCAAAGAAGCCATTGCTTGAAACTATAGTTGAAGAACCTTCAAGATGA